GTGCGTTACCTTGTCTTTGGCGGACTTCGTGCTAGTGGTGGACGGTTCGATCGAGACGCTCGACACGGTCGGTACATTTATGAGCCGATTGTCGAACGGGACGCCCGTCAGCTCGAAGATCTAAACCGTGGTGCACCATGAtgggtgtgcgtgtttgtgtgtcgcgatgaacaaaacaaaagaaaaaaaacaatgaaatggaagaagaagagaaaaaagaaacagaacaaTGCCAACGACAGTGATTACAACAGGCCAGTGTGCCAGAGCGGTTGATTAGCTAATTAGAGAGCCCAGCGATAAAACATGTTACAATCTCCCACTTCCCGGGAAATATCGGTTAATCGTAAAGTTCCACACTTTATGTGCCACCCCCTGCGGGCACTGCATTTGATCCGCTTTGCTATCCAACAGTACGGTGCTCCTTCACACGGAAACACCGAGCTCAATAGCAGCAATGGGTAGTGATTGAATTAAAACGACATCGAGCGCTTTCCGTTtgcatttattaaaatatgcaTCCAACGTCCTCTTTGCACTTctagttaattaattaaccGTCCCTGTAGAAAGGGTCAGAACGCAATTACAACGCAAAACGGGAAAAATtggaaccaaacaaacaaaaaagcacatacACTAAGAggacgaaaatgaaaaataaataccacAAAACTAAATGCGAACCACCCCCAATAAAGGTAGTTCGATAACCATATCAGATACAcaaggggtggaaaaaagaaaaggaaagcaacgaaaaataGTTACACATCGAACgtgaacggaacggaacggcggatgattaaataatgaatagtaattaaattatgcaaatgaaaCCACATGGTTCGTTCGAGCTGGTTGCGCTGttcaacgcacacacacacagagctgCACAGCTTTTTCCCGTCGTCGTTCTTTGGTTCTATTTCACgtccttattttttttctttgctgtggTTTGATCAGCAGCTGGATAGCATCCTTTGATTTTTACCCCGATGAGCAGGTTTTTTTACCCTTAATGCTCtttatgtgtgtgtctctTTTTTCGCGAAAGGAggttggaaaaattttcatcggAAAATTACTTTCCCGACCACCCTTCCGTTTACGCGACaagataaaagcaaaacagacaAACGAGAAAAGGGATGAAGGAAAAACTgtccctcccctccccctttTTCTTCCCACACTCCCACAATTCCCACTCCCACCCTTCCTCCCCCCAATCACTTTGGTGTCACTTACCCGATCCGCGCACACGAAGCAGGTGGAAACAACCTTTGATATCACATTCATGAGATTCTTCGTCTCCTGTATGACGTGGTCGACTTTGACGAAGGTGGCCGCCTTACCGACGGTCGGGTCCTTTACCGTGAACTGTAGCGTCTGCACGTACGTCGGCACCTTATCGAGATGCTCGAGCAGTTCCTTCTTCGGCGGTCCGGCCGGTACCTGGTAGGAGAACTGGCGCACCACCTTGTACAGACGGTTCGCCTCCTCGGCAAAGTATTCTGCCTGCGTGAACAGATCTTGCGTCGTACGGAGCGTACCTTCGCCCTTGGTGAACTGGTACATGGAGAACGCCATCGCGGACATGTTCTTTGCCCTGGTGATGGGTGAAATAGTAAACGAATGAGAACGATATCAATGATAGAGGGTGGATTAGGTACAAAGGGTTAATAAGATCTTGGAACGTGTGTTAGGTCGAATATTGGATgtactttttttaactttaacttAACAAATTGAACCACAGACAATCAAATCTTCCAAAGTAAACGAACATCGTGTACATTAATAAATGGACTGATTTAAGCTGTTTATCATCTTGTAATATCCCTCTCACCTAAAGGTACAACTAGCATCTATCGTCTACTGTAGCTATCCTATCCTACAGACACAATTTGATAGCGTTATCAGTTAATTTGTTAAAGCCACTACGAAAACAGTAATTTCAATCAAAGTATTGTTCGTACTGGCAGCTCCAAACTGTAGCCAAATCGTTTTAAATATTGAGGCACGTTGTATTCGTCGGATATAATGGATCTATCATTAGTGATATCTTGAAAGAGATCTCATTCTCATCCCTTCAGGAGTTCGAAGCAATCAgtgaaccaaaccaaaaatactaaaaaaagatGGACTTAGACGAAAGGCCACTTTGAAGCAGTTATTGAGCAACTTAAGAAaattggtacaaaaaaaaatctggctGTGTCAAGATAAAGGTTTTACCATAAAACTTTCAAATCATTCAATGTCCCAAAGATGCTATCAACAGATCCTTTTTGCACAACCGTAGCGCGTACCATTTACTCCAGTAATTTCAACGATTTAAGGAATATTTGCTCAATTAAGTAAACTTTTTAAACCTCATCGCCATTCGACATCAGTCCATTATTATTAATGCATACGGTTCGTTGAACCGTTCCTACCTTTTCACGATGTCATTATTTTCCTCGGATGCGCCATTCCACTTGTCAGTCTCGGCGTCCATCTCGTTCGTAACCATCTTCATCTCCAGTCCGGTTTTGGCAATTTTCTCCTGCTCTTCCGAATCCAGCCGTGTCGGTTTTAACGGTTTCGACGTCGTACCGTGTTTCTGTAATTAGAACGGTTTGGAATTTCATTAGAGGAAGAATACGCGAGCTACACGAGCAACGGTGGAATGCGGTTCGCTTACACCCGGCCGCGGAAGACTTAGGTATTCGGTGGTTTTGTCCGCCTTCGTTGACGTTTGCGCCAAATCGATCACCTCCTTGGTGATCGTGGTGACGTCCGTCGACAGCCACTGCCACATGTCGACGAACACTTCCAAGTTCTCCTTGGCGATCTTGCTCTGTGGGTGCGAGGTCAGGGCCCGGGCGGCCGTTATCACCTGTGGTCCGTAGATTCTAACATTAATTTCGGTAAACTTGGCTTGTACTTGAAGTGTTTCGGTTAAAGCTATCTGGCGCAGCAGTTTGCACACCTGCGTATATCGAGAGGACAAAAAGAAGTTCGATTAGCATCACCAAACTAGGAGTTCCTTTTGCCATCGCACCCTACCTCCAGCACGTGATCGATATGCTCATGGAACCGGTCGGCGCACTCCTGCAGCCGGTCGAGTTCCTGGTTTAAGGCAATGTTCCTGAGCGAGTTGGCAATGTCGATGCCGGATTTGATGATGTGCGACAGCTCCGCCGATTGGTCCTGCGCCGTCAGTGTGAGCTGGGTCGTAAGGTCCTGGGCCGCCGCCAGCACACTCTCGATGGCACCATCGATGTCGAAGGACGAGTTCGGGTACTGCTCCATACTGACCGCGATTCGCATCAGCTGGTTCAGCTCCAGCTTTGCCCGGTCGCACAGCAGCAGTATGTTCTCGCGATGTTCGTGGCTCGTGTAGGCCGAATCGGTAAAGTCTTGCGTCTTCTCACACACCTTGTCCAGGGCGGCGAGCAGCTGCTCACGCGTATCCGTCGAGAATATCGAAATTCCTAGCTGCGGATGACAAACAAATGGCAAATTGTGGCAGGGAAGATTGTAATCTATCACTATCTTCGCACGACCATCTTGTGTGCCGCATACTTACATCCGCCTTATTGTCATATTTGGGAAATTCGCGCTCCCTAGTACTATACTCTCTGGAATGGCCAATGGAATTTCTATCACGGTCACGGTCCCGCTCACGCTCCCGTTCCCGCTCCCGGTCCCGCTCGCTGTTCCGCCGCATTAGGTCCCGCTCGCGCCGATGCTCGGCAATGCCCGTCTCCTTGTCGCGCACCTGCGTCGGTGAGATGCACTCCTTCGATAGTAACGGTGGTCCCATCGTCGGCGTACGGTCCTTGACGCTCGGTGGAGCTACATTGCTAGCAACACCACCGGGCACACCGGGACCGGCATTGCGATCATAGCTCGGACGGGATATCTCTATCAGGCGGGAAAAGTGCCGCAGGCAAGTAAATGCCGTCGCACGCTCGGAATCCCACTCCGGTACCTGGCAAATGATGAACGGCAGAAAGGgaaatgcaatttattttcctttaacGTTTGGATTACATTACATTTGCTTCCTAATGCGATAAACTTCCATTTTCTATGTTCAGCCACAAGCTTTTGGGCTTTTGTGGACTATCGTgatacgacaaaaaaaacatcccaaacaaaatgatttattttgatgtatATTCTTCcataaagaaaagcaaatttgAATGCGGGAATTATATTCAAGAATTAACAAAAGTCACCTCAGAtgttcccccaaaaaaacctttatcTGTTGCTCAATTTATTACAGTAGCTCTACAGTTTTTGAATCTGTATTTAATTTTGACAAAATCTAAATCTCTCTTAATCTTCAGTACGGTAAATAACACATCAACAAAAGTAGGTATAAAATGTCTCACAAAAAGGCACTTGATGCGTTGACAATTTCCTATCATGCCTGTTATCATCCGGCATCAAAGAAGCATCTCCGTACACACTTGAACAGACCGTTCGCACCACCGTTTTTCCCGAGGGCCACACACTAACCTGCCTTAATGCGTTCCGGTCCGATGCGGATTCCAGGATGCCGTCCTTCACAACGTAGTGTATCAAGTCCATCGCTCGTCGCATCTGGCAAAACACCGTATCACGGTTTTCCTTCGAGTGGGCACATTCTGGATGTCGTAGACATGTCTGCAAACGTTACGGACCGGTCGATATCAGTACGATGTCACTACCATTAGTAGACCACAGCCTCCAGTCTGGGGCCGGGTATAGAAGCGGGCAGGTTAGTTTCTGCCAGCTGAGCTTACCTTCGATGATGTGAGCAACATCATTGTCGAGCGTTCGAGAACTTGCCGGGCGGACGACATCTGGGCTCGTCTTCGTTCGTCCTTCAAGTCATTCTGTCGATTTCCTGGCGTGGGAAACAATGAATGAAAATCTATCAACCGTGTTGCATTGGTAcgaaaaatcaaccaacagGAATGACGCTTCTTTGAGGCTTCCGAAACGTAAGTTTATcgggacaaaataaaaaaaaaagcttatcaCATTGTTGGTTGCACTGGAGCACAATTTCTATGCGCAAGAAGAACGTCCTTCAGTCAAAGTTTCCCTCACCGGGGGGTGGTTTTTTCCCTACCTGACAAACACAACAgcgattaatttaattaatcccATTAAATCTTTCCCACATTCAATTTATGGTTTGCAATTATGAACAGGTTAAGAGCGATATAACCACTCGGTGGCGGGATGCTCACTTGGGGTTGGAAAAGGGTGGAACGGCAAGTGCAAATACCACATCCTTCATAACCTAACCAATCTTCAATCCCGACAGCCAACCCTTCACTTTTTCCACAACCATCGGCACGACACATAATGTCGTTGACCGCATACCGTGTCAAGTTATTACACCAGGAATCATAAATTCTCACACGTTTCTATGCCGAGGGGTTCGTGTGGTTACGGTTCGGTCCTAAACTCTTTGCCACTCCTCCCATCTCCTTGACCAGCACACACACCTTATACAGCGCgaggatttattttaatctaaaAGCTCTTCTAGCCCCACAAAAAGGGGACACATTTTCCAGCACCGGACCCATTGCCAGACAGGGTAAAGGTTGAGTGACAGTTATGAGAACCAACGACGAGATTAGAGCTCGAAGGGATAAGCCGATTAAACTTCTTCCTTCATCTTTTCAAAGGGAGCTTTCTCTCACGCTCCCTCGCTCTCTATGTCTATCACCTCGCAGCAATTTATTGGAAGGAAAGCACACGAAAGGATGTCAGCGCTTTTATTACCAGGAAAATTGTTGctactttcttttttccccttttatcAATGCAtttaaaagttttacattttgaattatgtaatttaaatgcaaatttatgAGGTTTTAAAAGCTCTTTGTATGTTCCCGGGTTTGGTGCGTAATTGTGTTGCGGTTGTACAAAGTTATCTCTGTATTAAGTATCCTAGCTGTTTTATGAGATAAAAACCAGCTGTAAAATTAAATCGCTCATATTAATGGTCATCCTTGATATATTGCTGACTCCTTGCCCAAAGTCACATCTGCTTCCAATTAGATATAATAAAAAACCCCTCTCCGCACTGTTTCCGCTATTGAATCCAATCATTTAAAAACGATCTCACAAACGTATCGCTCTTCCACAAGGGAAGATCTCACCCCATTCCCACAACGAAACCATTTATCAGCATGAATCCGAACTTTATGCTAGCATTCCCATATGATGCTTTCTCCGGTTCCTGGTATCTCGTACGTAAATTGGACGGATAAGGCTGCTGCTAACAAAACGGGTTTTGATGGGTTCGTGTTTTTATGCCACGCAGTTAGTCATCCCTTAATGCCGAAGCATTTCTTTATTATAATTCTGGCTCAATGTGGTGTGGTGTGGCTTTATCGTGCTGCCCTTGgcaagcgtgtgtgtgtgtaagaaaACGCTGAACGTCTTGCCCGGAAGGCCATCGTAAAAGACGTAGCAGCAGCCACGAACATAGACAAATGAAGTCATTTCTGTCCAAAGGTCTCCAAGGACAGATATATCAGGTGACGTAAGAAACCACCAACCCTTTCCGGTGAAGCACGACACAGCGAAGAACACATGTTCATGAAATTCGTGTATTTTAGAATCACTCGGTCCCAAGAAGCTCATAAAACATCGTTAAACATACGACAGTAAGGGAAATATATTGGATGACTTGTAAAGTAAATCATTCTTAGTGTTCTTACGATTTGAATTAGGTAAGTTGAATTGCTTCACACTCAACTAAAAGCAATCTAAAATTAGTCTCTTTTTACGactaaaacataaactttatacacacacgcaaaaaataCAGTTGATTGTTTGCGCattaaaggaaagaaaagctcATTTATAACTCCACTATTCTTTTCTCCGCTTGACTAACGAGGCAAAGAGTTATTGGTGCAATTTCCCTACGAACGCCATCAGAAACCATTACTCTACGGACCAAACTTCCGGATTAAGGACCGAAtaaaaagcaaccaaaaaaagaaaaacgaacaaaatgtGTCGAGCCAAAGTGTTCGGTTAGATGAACCCGGAACAAAAAGCGGAATGGCacgaaatggaagaaagcaCGTCCGAATCAAACAACGATTTACATTCTTCACCATTTACCGTGACCCCGGGGCTACAGCTGAAAAGCCGGAAACAGACGTTTCCGGTGCATTTCGATTCGGTTGCTCGCATTAGAAGGTTTTCCAACTCCCTCCAACCGTTGCAGTCGGTTCATCGTGCCAGCTGACGAGTCTAGTGAGccgtaaaattaaaacaattttcttataAATAGCCCATCGGTCAATTTCTTCCTCTACTTCCGTTCCAACTGAGCGTTGGATGTTAGCAGtagaaaatggaagcaaaaaaaggaaaaatacttCCTTAAAAATAAGTGAAGAAATATTTGAGCCTAACACGAGAAGCCCATTCGAGGTGCGCATTCTTGGTAGGAATGTATGGAACAGAGGAATCGGAACAGAGTGTAACAATTCCATGCCTCTTAAtggtatgtgttttttcggtttttttgggcGTTTGTTTTAGAACATTTTGgaacattattaaaaaaagcctGTTGTTTTGAACGTATCTCTTCCCAATAAACTCACCTGTAACATGCGCCAACTCGACCATCTCTGCACCGAACACCGAGAACGCCTTCACGAATTCTGTAAAATTGGCCACTGATTCTAATCTACCTAAAGTTCTAGCTACCTGTTAGGGGGAGGAGAGAAACAAAAGATAGTAAACAAAACGCAGATTTTGCATCACAAAACCTATTTGGCGGATGTGCGTTACCCTGTCTTTGGCTAATAATAACTGCTTCACGACCACAATGTCCGCCAACAGCAGGACACGCGTCACCGAACTGAGCAGCGTCCGGGCGGCGCGTATCATCGGTCCTCTATCGTCGATCGGATTTGGCCTCGGCGAGTATCCGACCGTCGGATCTGTTGCCGCTATATCACATAAGCGCTCTATCGATGAGcctgcaaatgaaaaaaaaatggggaaaagaaGCAATCAGTTCGttagtaaaattatttacaacttCAATACATTACAACTGTATTGGAAGATGGCTTTCAGGAGATAAATTCAAGTATTCGCTATGCacaatttatttgcaatttcTGACTCCCTCCGTTCGCTTTCGACCAATGAAAATGCTTTCatcgtaaataaataaaacaaggcTTGTCTTTATGGCAAGCTTCGCCGAGACAACAGATTCATAAATTCCAAAGTACTTTCCAGTTATTGCTTGTCGGAAAGATTTTATTTCGCTCCTACTTCTACTCGGGACTGTGAGGTTGctgattttcttatttaaattcatgataaaatgcatttcattACTGTCTCGAACCAATAACACACAGtcaatttatttctctttgtttcttgatttattttttttttttgctctccgaATGTTTGAGTTAATCTGATTCGGTTGTGGTTGTTTACGCTCTTGTAGTTCTTTCATGGCGAAAATATATGAAGCTGAAGTTCATTATTATTTGCTGTCATAGAAGCATTCCAATCCGAATTAAAATGTTCATTTCAGGCCCACTTCAGGCCCACTCTTTAcatgttttccattctttcctTCACACTTTATGGTGCagccatttcctttttcatgaTGGTGCTTTAAAAAAGATGTAAAAATGTGTAAGTGCCTAGATTTGTTCTACTCACTAATCGTGGTTTTATGCACCAACCGTATGAGTACTCGTGACGGCAGTGACCCTACCCAACATGCCGGCGAAGGTACCGACGAAAATAACCATAATCATAACCTCGTCACTACAATGACCCATCCGATTCAGTTATCCATAATTCAATTGTCATTCTTGCATGCCTGTGCGCTGTCGTAAAGTGGAGTCACCGTGCCTGCCGGTCGGAGAAACTCGTCTAGCTGCTGGGCTCCTTTCACCGCAACAGTGTCCCCTTCAGCGCTGCAGCACCACTTGGAAATGACACTGTTGATAGCGGCACTGTAACGAACGGCTCGTAGCGTTACGGGCCATGTCGTAAACTTTACACCAAAATATAACTCTCGACGCTCGGGCACACTGTGTGGCCAACTGTACCGGGGGTCAAAGT
The DNA window shown above is from Anopheles funestus chromosome 3RL, idAnoFuneDA-416_04, whole genome shotgun sequence and carries:
- the LOC125770310 gene encoding alpha-catulin isoform X3; protein product: MNDKSYFERSASVSASDDIGRRIAAAAGGGSSGTTLDRAKASASSGGLGVASKIGESRRKSASFDVDRNRGPEPMASATTSGAAGGGSSRGGGTGASGSDTGIRRRSSSNSSVHRRSQSKISTLVQHRSEQQHHTSEQKMRAIGRVGQAVNLAVERFVTVGETIADDNPEIKQDMYDACKEARAAGSSIERLCDIAATDPTVGYSPRPNPIDDRGPMIRAARTLLSSVTRVLLLADIVVVKQLLLAKDRVARTLGRLESVANFTEFVKAFSVFGAEMVELAHVTGNRQNDLKDERRRAQMSSARQVLERSTMMLLTSSKTCLRHPECAHSKENRDTVFCQMRRAMDLIHYVVKDGILESASDRNALRQVPEWDSERATAFTCLRHFSRLIEISRPSYDRNAGPGVPGGVASNVAPPSVKDRTPTMGPPLLSKECISPTQVRDKETGIAEHRRERDLMRRNSERDRERERERERDRDRDRNSIGHSREYSTREREFPKYDNKADLGISIFSTDTREQLLAALDKVCEKTQDFTDSAYTSHEHRENILLLCDRAKLELNQLMRIAVSMEQYPNSSFDIDGAIESVLAAAQDLTTQLTLTAQDQSAELSHIIKSGIDIANSLRNIALNQELDRLQECADRFHEHIDHVLEVCKLLRQIALTETLQVQAKFTEINVRIYGPQVITAARALTSHPQSKIAKENLEVFVDMWQWLSTDVTTITKEVIDLAQTSTKADKTTEYLSLPRPGKHGTTSKPLKPTRLDSEEQEKIAKTGLEMKMVTNEMDAETDKWNGASEENNDIVKRAKNMSAMAFSMYQFTKGEGTLRTTQDLFTQAEYFAEEANRLYKVVRQFSYQVPAGPPKKELLEHLDKVPTYVQTLQFTVKDPTVGKAATFVKVDHVIQETKNLMNVISKVVSTCFVCADRIFELTGVPFDNRLINVPTVSSVSIEPSTTSTKSAKDKQLGAMKGQQTCEYKRPKRQYGEVYV
- the LOC125770310 gene encoding alpha-catulin isoform X7, coding for MVQVFVRKKGSKEMALSRTMLDASGYNAVSGGGSTSTNEFMLDIKIKSVEKTLVPLMKQISTLVQHRSEQQHHTSEQKMRAIGRVGQAVNLAVERFVTVGETIADDNPEIKQDMYDACKEARAAGSSIERLCDIAATDPTVGYSPRPNPIDDRGPMIRAARTLLSSVTRVLLLADIVVVKQLLLAKDRVARTLGRLESVANFTEFVKAFSVFGAEMVELAHVTGNRQNDLKDERRRAQMSSARQVLERSTMMLLTSSKTCLRHPECAHSKENRDTVFCQMRRAMDLIHYVVKDGILESASDRNALRQVPEWDSERATAFTCLRHFSRLIEISRPSYDRNAGPGVPGGVASNVAPPSVKDRTPTMGPPLLSKECISPTQVRDKETGIAEHRRERDLMRRNSERDRERERERERDRDRDRNSIGHSREYSTREREFPKYDNKADLGISIFSTDTREQLLAALDKVCEKTQDFTDSAYTSHEHRENILLLCDRAKLELNQLMRIAVSMEQYPNSSFDIDGAIESVLAAAQDLTTQLTLTAQDQSAELSHIIKSGIDIANSLRNIALNQELDRLQECADRFHEHIDHVLEVCKLLRQIALTETLQVQAKFTEINVRIYGPQVITAARALTSHPQSKIAKENLEVFVDMWQWLSTDVTTITKEVIDLAQTSTKADKTTEYLSLPRPGKHGTTSKPLKPTRLDSEEQEKIAKTGLEMKMVTNEMDAETDKWNGASEENNDIVKRAKNMSAMAFSMYQFTKGEGTLRTTQDLFTQAEYFAEEANRLYKVVRQFSYQVPAGPPKKELLEHLDKVPTYVQTLQFTVKDPTVGKAATFVKVDHVIQETKNLMNVISKVVSTCFVCADRIFELTGVPFDNRLINVPTVSSVSIEPSTTSTKSAKDKQLGAMKGQQTCEYKRYKLDFSGLAGRAAAGGSRDDDGASGLQGDSKGSTTSTEASM
- the LOC125770310 gene encoding alpha-catulin isoform X1; its protein translation is MNDKSYFERSASVSASDDIGRRIAAAAGGGSSGTTLDRAKASASSGGLGVASKIGESRRKSASFDVDRNRGPEPMASATTSGAAGGGSSRGGGTGASGSDTGIRRRSSSNSSVHRRSQSKISTLVQHRSEQQHHTSEQKMRAIGRVGQAVNLAVERFVTVGETIADDNPEIKQDMYDACKEARAAGSSIERLCDIAATDPTVGYSPRPNPIDDRGPMIRAARTLLSSVTRVLLLADIVVVKQLLLAKDRVARTLGRLESVANFTEFVKAFSVFGAEMVELAHVTGNRQNDLKDERRRAQMSSARQVLERSTMMLLTSSKTCLRHPECAHSKENRDTVFCQMRRAMDLIHYVVKDGILESASDRNALRQVPEWDSERATAFTCLRHFSRLIEISRPSYDRNAGPGVPGGVASNVAPPSVKDRTPTMGPPLLSKECISPTQVRDKETGIAEHRRERDLMRRNSERDRERERERERDRDRDRNSIGHSREYSTREREFPKYDNKADLGISIFSTDTREQLLAALDKVCEKTQDFTDSAYTSHEHRENILLLCDRAKLELNQLMRIAVSMEQYPNSSFDIDGAIESVLAAAQDLTTQLTLTAQDQSAELSHIIKSGIDIANSLRNIALNQELDRLQECADRFHEHIDHVLEVCKLLRQIALTETLQVQAKFTEINVRIYGPQVITAARALTSHPQSKIAKENLEVFVDMWQWLSTDVTTITKEVIDLAQTSTKADKTTEYLSLPRPGKHGTTSKPLKPTRLDSEEQEKIAKTGLEMKMVTNEMDAETDKWNGASEENNDIVKRAKNMSAMAFSMYQFTKGEGTLRTTQDLFTQAEYFAEEANRLYKVVRQFSYQVPAGPPKKELLEHLDKVPTYVQTLQFTVKDPTVGKAATFVKVDHVIQETKNLMNVISKVVSTCFVCADRIFELTGVPFDNRLINVPTVSSVSIEPSTTSTKSAKDKQLGAMKGQQTCEYKRYKLDFSGLAGRAAAGGSRDDDGASGLQGDSKGSTTSTEASM
- the LOC125770310 gene encoding alpha-catulin isoform X8, with the protein product MAATYGCPGQISTLVQHRSEQQHHTSEQKMRAIGRVGQAVNLAVERFVTVGETIADDNPEIKQDMYDACKEARAAGSSIERLCDIAATDPTVGYSPRPNPIDDRGPMIRAARTLLSSVTRVLLLADIVVVKQLLLAKDRVARTLGRLESVANFTEFVKAFSVFGAEMVELAHVTGNRQNDLKDERRRAQMSSARQVLERSTMMLLTSSKTCLRHPECAHSKENRDTVFCQMRRAMDLIHYVVKDGILESASDRNALRQVPEWDSERATAFTCLRHFSRLIEISRPSYDRNAGPGVPGGVASNVAPPSVKDRTPTMGPPLLSKECISPTQVRDKETGIAEHRRERDLMRRNSERDRERERERERDRDRDRNSIGHSREYSTREREFPKYDNKADLGISIFSTDTREQLLAALDKVCEKTQDFTDSAYTSHEHRENILLLCDRAKLELNQLMRIAVSMEQYPNSSFDIDGAIESVLAAAQDLTTQLTLTAQDQSAELSHIIKSGIDIANSLRNIALNQELDRLQECADRFHEHIDHVLEVCKLLRQIALTETLQVQAKFTEINVRIYGPQVITAARALTSHPQSKIAKENLEVFVDMWQWLSTDVTTITKEVIDLAQTSTKADKTTEYLSLPRPGKHGTTSKPLKPTRLDSEEQEKIAKTGLEMKMVTNEMDAETDKWNGASEENNDIVKRAKNMSAMAFSMYQFTKGEGTLRTTQDLFTQAEYFAEEANRLYKVVRQFSYQVPAGPPKKELLEHLDKVPTYVQTLQFTVKDPTVGKAATFVKVDHVIQETKNLMNVISKVVSTCFVCADRIFELTGVPFDNRLINVPTVSSVSIEPSTTSTKSAKDKQLGAMKGQQTCEYKRYKLDFSGLAGRAAAGGSRDDDGASGLQGDSKGSTTSTEASM
- the LOC125770310 gene encoding alpha-catulin isoform X5; translated protein: MNDKSYFERSASVSASDDIGRRIAAAAGGGSSGTTLDRAKASASSGGLGVASKIGESRRKSASFDVDRNRGPEPMASATTSGAAGGGSSRGGGTGASGSDTGIRRRSSSNSSVHRRSQSKISTLVQHRSEQQHHTSEQKMRAIGRVGQAVNLAVERFVTVGETIADDNPEIKQDMYDACKEARAAGSSIERLCDIAATDPTVGYSPRPNPIDDRGPMIRAARTLLSSVTRVLLLADIVVVKQLLLAKDRVARTLGRLESVANFTEFVKAFSVFGAEMVELAHVTGNRQNDLKDERRRAQMSSARQVLERSTMMLLTSSKTCLRHPECAHSKENRDTVFCQMRRAMDLIHYVVKDGILESASDRNALRQVPEWDSERATAFTCLRHFSRLIEISRPSYDRNAGPGVPGGVASNVAPPSVKDRTPTMGPPLLSKECISPTQVRDKETGIAEHRRERDLMRRNSERDRERERERERDRDRDRNSIGHSREYSTREREFPKYDNKADLGISIFSTDTREQLLAALDKVCEKTQDFTDSAYTSHEHRENILLLCDRAKLELNQLMRIAVSMEQYPNSSFDIDGAIESVLAAAQDLTTQLTLTAQDQSAELSHIIKSGIDIANSLRNIALNQELDRLQECADRFHEHIDHVLEVCKLLRQIALTETLQVQAKFTEINVRIYGPQVITAARALTSHPQSKIAKENLEVFVDMWQWLSTDVTTITKEVIDLAQTSTKADKTTEYLSLPRPGKHGTTSKPLKPTRLDSEEQEKIAKTGLEMKMVTNEMDAETDKWNGASEENNDIVKRAKNMSAMAFSMYQFTKGEGTLRTTQDLFTQAEYFAEEANRLYKVVRQFSYQVPAGPPKKELLEHLDKVPTYVQTLQFTVKDPTVGKAATFVKVDHVIQETKNLMNVISKVVSTCFVCADRIFELTGVPFDNRLINVPTVSSVSIEPSTTSTKSAKDKQLGAMKGQQTL
- the LOC125770310 gene encoding alpha-catulin isoform X4 encodes the protein MNDKSYFERSASVSASDDIGRRIAAAAGGGSSGTTLDRAKASASSGGLGVASKIGESRRKSASFDVDRNRGPEPMASATTSGAAGGGSSRGGGTGASGSDTGIRRRSSSNSSVHRRSQSKISTLVQHRSEQQHHTSEQKMRAIGRVGQAVNLAVERFVTVGETIADDNPEIKQDMYDACKEARAAGSSIERLCDIAATDPTVGYSPRPNPIDDRGPMIRAARTLLSSVTRVLLLADIVVVKQLLLAKDRVARTLGRLESVANFTEFVKAFSVFGAEMVELAHVTGNRQNDLKDERRRAQMSSARQVLERSTMMLLTSSKTCLRHPECAHSKENRDTVFCQMRRAMDLIHYVVKDGILESASDRNALRQVPEWDSERATAFTCLRHFSRLIEISRPSYDRNAGPGVPGGVASNVAPPSVKDRTPTMGPPLLSKECISPTQVRDKETGIAEHRRERDLMRRNSERDRERERERERDRDRDRNSIGHSREYSTREREFPKYDNKADLGISIFSTDTREQLLAALDKVCEKTQDFTDSAYTSHEHRENILLLCDRAKLELNQLMRIAVSMEQYPNSSFDIDGAIESVLAAAQDLTTQLTLTAQDQSAELSHIIKSGIDIANSLRNIALNQELDRLQECADRFHEHIDHVLEVCKLLRQIALTETLQVQAKFTEINVRIYGPQVITAARALTSHPQSKIAKENLEVFVDMWQWLSTDVTTITKEVIDLAQTSTKADKTTEYLSLPRPGKHGTTSKPLKPTRLDSEEQEKIAKTGLEMKMVTNEMDAETDKWNGASEENNDIVKRAKNMSAMAFSMYQFTKGEGTLRTTQDLFTQAEYFAEEANRLYKVVRQFSYQVPAGPPKKELLEHLDKVPTYVQTLQFTVKDPTVGKAATFVKVDHVIQETKNLMNVISKVVSTCFVCADRIFELTGVPFDNRLINVPTVSSVSIEPSTTSTKSAKDKQLGAMKGQQTS